From the genome of Thauera chlorobenzoica:
CGTTGCGGCGATCGTCCTGCTGGCGCTGTCCTTCGGTCACATCTACATGGGCACGCTCGGTGTGGAAGGTGCCTACCAGGCGATGCGCACCGGCGTCGTCGACGAAACCTGGGCGAAGGAACATCACGCGCTCTGGTACCAGGAGGCCAAGACCGGCAAGCCGGGCGGTTCCTGAGCGCGCGCCGGGCGCCTTGCTCCACCCCGGTCGCTCTTTTCCCTCCCTCGGCCCGGGTGATTCGGCCCTGCGCGGACCCGCTCGGTGCAGGGCCGCGTTTTTTGTGCGGCGCGGAAGCGATGCTCGCAGCCGGCGGTACAATGCCGGTTCTTTTCTGGGGCGGAGCCGTCGATGGCCGAAACGTTTTTTTCTCCCTGTCCGCGCGGGCTCGAAACCCTGCTTGCGGAAGAGCTGGGCCGCTTCGGCGCGCGCACGGTGCAGCCGCTGCACGGCGGGGTGAGCTGGGAGGGGGACTGGGCGGCCTGTCAGCGCGCGAACCTGGAAAGCCGGCTCGCCACCCGGGTGATGTGGCGGGTGGCGCAGGGGCGTTACCGCGCCGAGGTCGATATCTACAAGCTCGCCTACAGCGTGACCTGGGCGAAGTGGTTCACCGCCGACGACACCATCCGCATCTACGTCACCGCGCAGAAGTCGCCGCTGAAGAGCCTGGAGTTCATCACCCTGCGGGTCAAGGACGCGGTCTGCGACCATTTCCGCACCGTTGCCGGGCGGCGGCCGAACGTCGATACCGCGGATCCGGCGGTGCGCATCCACCTGTTCCTCACTGCGGACACCGCGACCCTGTACATCGACACCTCCGGCGCGCCGCTGTACAAGCGCGGCTTCAAGCCGGCCGCGGTGGAGGCGCCGCTGAAGGAGAACCTGGCCGCCGGCATCCTGCGCCTGTCCGGGTGGACGCCCGGCGAAACGCTGCTCGACCCGATGTGCGGCAGCGGCACCTTCCTCATCGAGGCCGCGATGATGGCGCTCGACATCGCCCCCGGCCTGGGGCGGCGCTTCGGCTTCGAGCGCTTCCGCCACCACGAGCGCAGCACCTGGGCGGCGGTCCGGCGTGCGGCCGAAAGCCGCCGCCAGGCGCCGCGGGTGCTGCCGCTGTTCGGCTCGGACATCGTCGGCGAGTGGGTGCGGCGCAGCCGCGTCAATCTGGATGCGGCCGGGCTGGCCGACTGCGTCCGCCTCGATCGTGCCGACCTGCTCGAGCGCACCCCGCCCGCGGCCGAAGGGGTGATGGTGGCCAATCCGCCTTATGGCGTGCGCCTGGGCGAGGCCGAGGAGCTCGCCGCCTTCTATCCGCAGCTGGGCGATGCGCTCAAGCAGCGCTGGGGCGGCTGGCGCTGCTACTTCTTCAGTGCGGACGTCGAGCTGCCGAAGCGGATCGGGCTGAAAGCGAGCCGGCGCACGCCGCTGTTCAACGGCGCGCTCGAGTGCCGGCTGTACGAGTACCGCATGGTTGCCGGCAGCAACCGGCGCAAGGGCGACGAGGCGGCCGCGAGCTGACGGCGGCCCGCGCGCGGTGAGCGCCGGCCGGACTCAGACGATGCCGAGGTTCTGGATGCCGTTGTTGACGTCGCGGTCGCCGTGCTTGCTGTGGAGCTTGATCTGCAGGCGCAGGTCGTTGACCGAATCGGCGTTGCGCAGCGCGTCTTCGTAGCTGATCTGCCCATCCTCGTAGAGCCCGAACAGCGCCTGGTCGAACGTCTGCATGCCCAGCTCGCGCGAGCGCTTCATGATTTCCTTGATCTCGGGGATGTTGCCCTTGAACACGAGGTCGGCGATCAGCGGCGAGTTGAGCAGGATCTCCACCGCCGGAACCCGGCCCTTGCGCTCCTTCAGCGGCAGCAGGCGCTGGGAGACGATCGCACGCAGGTTCAGCGACAGGTCCATCAGCAGCTGCTGGCGGCGGTCTTCGGGGAAGAAGTTGATGATCCGGTCGATCGCCTGGTTGGCGCTGTTGGCGTGCAGCGTGGCGAGGCACAGGTGGCCGGTCTCGGCGAAGGCGATGGCGTAGTCCATGGTCTCGCGGTCGCGGATCTCGCCCATCAGGATCACGTCGGGGGCCTGGCGCAGGGTGTTCTTCAGCGCCGCTTCCCAGGACTCGGTGTCGATGCCGACTTCGCGCTGGGAGACGATGCAGTTCTTGTGTGCATGCACGAACTCGATCGGATCTTCCACCGTGATGATGTGGCCGTAGGTGTTCTCGTTGCGGAAATCCACCATCGAGGCGAGCGACGTGGTCTTGCCGGTGCCGGTGCCGCCGACGAAGATCACCAGCCCGCGCTGGGCCAGGGCGATGTCGCGCAGCACCGGCGGCAGGCCGAGCTCGTCGAAGCCGGGAATGCGCTGCGGGATCGTGCGCAACACCAGCCCGACCTTGCCCTGCTGGATGTAGGCGTTGGCACGGAAGCGGCCGATGCCGGTGGGCGAAATGCCGAAATTGCATTCCTTGTGGGTTTCGAACTCGGCCGCCTGGCGGTCGCTCATCACTGCACGCGCGAGTTCGGCGGTGTGCTGGGGCTGCAGCAACTGGTTCGATTGCGGCACGATGCGGCCGTCGATCTTGATCGCGGGCGGAAACCCCGCGGTGATGAACAGGTCCGAGCCGTTCTTCTGCAGCATCAGCCGCAGCAGGTCGTGCATGAACTTGAGCGCCTGGTCGCGTTCCATGGTCGAGCTCCTGGGCCGTCAGCCGGCGAAGTTGTCTTTGTTCTGCGCCTTCATCCGGGCCTCCGCCGCCGACACGATGTTGCGCCGGACGAGGTCGGCCAGGCACTGGTCCAGCGTCTGCATGCCGACGTTCTGGCCGGTCTGGATCGACGAGTACATCTGGGCGATCTTGTTCTCGCGGATCAGGTTGCGGATCGCCGGGGTGCCGATCATGATCTCGTGCGCCGCCACCCGGCCCTGACCGTCCCTGGTCTTGAGCAGGGTCTGCGAGATCACCGCGCGCAGCGACTCCGACAGCATCGAGCGCACCATGTCCTTTTCGGCGGCGGGGAAGACGTCGACGATGCGGTCGATGGTCTTCGCCGCCGACGAGGTGTGCAGGGTGCCGAACACCAGGTGGCCGGTCTCGGCGGCGGTGAGCGCGAGGCGGATCGTCTCGAGGTCGCGCATCTCGCCCACCAGGACGACGTCGGGGTCTTCGCGCAGCGCCGCGCGCAGGGCGTTGTTGAAGGACATCGTGTCGCGGTGCACTTCGCGCTGGTTGATCAGGCAGCGCTTGGATTCATGGACGAATTCGATCGGATCCTCGACGGTGAGGATGTGGCCGTATTCGTTTTCGTTCACGTAATCGACCATTGCCGCCAGCGTGGTCGATTTGCCCGAGCCGGTGGGGCCGGTGACGAGCACGATGCCGCGCGGCTGGCTGGCGATGTCCTTGAAGATTTTCGGGCTGTTGAGCTCTTCCAGGGTCAGCACTTTCGACGGAATGGTGCGGAACACCGCGCCCGCGCCGCGGTTCTGGTTGAAGGCATTGACGCGGAAGCGGGCGAGGTTGGGGACAGCGAAGGAAAAGTCGCACTCCCAGCTCTCCTCGAACTGCTTGCGCTGCGCATCGTTCATGATGTCATACACCATGTCGTGCACTTCCTTGTGCTCCATCGGCGGCAGGTTGATGCGGCGGACGTCGCCATGGACGCGGATCATCGGCGGCAGGCCGGCCGAGAGATGGAGGTCGGAGGCCTTGTTCTTGACCGCGAAGGCGAGCAGTTCGGTGATGTCCATGGGTTCGTGCGGGCGGCTGCGGGCGGGAAGAGGGGTGAGTGCGCAATGCTATACTTTTTGCGCGGTTTTCCTAACAAAAAGGCCACAAGCATGACAAGCATTGCGGAACGGTTGCGCGCCGTGCGGGCGAGGCTCGCCGCGGCGGCGGCAAGCGCAGGCCGCGCGCCGGACGAAGTCGCCCTGCTGGCGGTGAGCAAGACCTGGCCCGCCGCTGCGGTGCGTGAGGCGGCCGCCGCCGGCCAGCGTGCCTTCGGCGAGAACTATGTGCAGGAAGGCGTCGCCAAGGTCGAGGCGTTGCGCGGCCTGGGCCTGGAATGGCACTTCATCGGTCCGCTGCAGAGCAACAAGACGCGCGCGGTGGCGAACGCCTTCGACTGGGTGCACAGCATCGACCGCCTGAAGATCGCCGAGCGCCTGTCGGCGCAGCGCGACGTCCATCTGCCGCCCCTCAACGTCTGCATCCAGGTCAATGTCAGCGGTGAAGCGAGCAAGAGCGGGGTGGCACCGGACGCCGCGGCCGCACTCGCGCACGCGGTCGCGGCGCTGCCGCGGCTGCGGCTGCGCGGGCTGATGTGCATTCCGGAACCGAGCGACGACCCCGCCCTGCTGCGCGCGCGCTTTGCCGTGCTGCGCCGCCTGCAAGAGCGCCTCGTCGGCGAAGGCCTGGCGCTCGACACCTTGTCGATGGGCATGTCCCACGACATCGAAGCGGCGGTCGCCGAAGGCGCGACCATCGTGCGCGTGGGCACGGCGATCTTCGGCGGGCGCCGCCCGCTCGCCGCCTCCGAATCCGCCTGAGCCCCGCGACCGCGGCGGCGTGGCATTCCATTCACAAGGGCATTCATGAACATCACCTTTCTCGGCGGCGGCAACATGGCCTCCGCCCTCATCGGCGGGCTGCTCGAACGCGGCTTCGCTGCAGCCGGCATCCAGGTCATCGAACTCGGCGCCGAAGGCCGCGAGCGGCTGGCGGCGCGTTTCGGCGTGCGTGCGGTGGAAGCCGTCGACGCCACGGCGCTGGCCTGCGACGTCCTGGTGCTGGCGGTGAAGCCGCAGCAGATGAAGGCCGCGCTCGCCCCGCTCGCCGGCCGGCTGTCGAACCAGCTGGTGATCAGCATCGCTGCCGGCCTGCGCCTGGCCGACCTCGGACGCTGGCTGGGGACGCCGGGCGCGCCCTACACCCGGCTGGTGCGCTGCATGCCCAACACGCCGGCGCTGATCGGCGCCGGCGTCACCGGGCTGTACGCCGACCCTTCGGTGGATGCGGCCGGGCGCGCGGCCGCCGGGCGCATCCTCGCCGCGGTCGGCAGCACGGTGTGGGCCGACGACGAGGAGCGGATGGATGCGGTGACGGCGATCTCGGGCAGCGGCCCGGCCTACGTGTTCCACTTCATCGAGGCACTGGAGGCGGCCGGGCGGGCGCTCGGTTTCGACGAGGCCGGGGCACGCCGGCTGGCGATCGACACCGTGCTCGGCGCGGCGCGACTGGCGGCCGATTCCGGGGATTCGCCGGCGGTGCTGCGCCAGA
Proteins encoded in this window:
- a CDS encoding THUMP domain-containing class I SAM-dependent RNA methyltransferase is translated as MAETFFSPCPRGLETLLAEELGRFGARTVQPLHGGVSWEGDWAACQRANLESRLATRVMWRVAQGRYRAEVDIYKLAYSVTWAKWFTADDTIRIYVTAQKSPLKSLEFITLRVKDAVCDHFRTVAGRRPNVDTADPAVRIHLFLTADTATLYIDTSGAPLYKRGFKPAAVEAPLKENLAAGILRLSGWTPGETLLDPMCGSGTFLIEAAMMALDIAPGLGRRFGFERFRHHERSTWAAVRRAAESRRQAPRVLPLFGSDIVGEWVRRSRVNLDAAGLADCVRLDRADLLERTPPAAEGVMVANPPYGVRLGEAEELAAFYPQLGDALKQRWGGWRCYFFSADVELPKRIGLKASRRTPLFNGALECRLYEYRMVAGSNRRKGDEAAAS
- a CDS encoding PilT/PilU family type 4a pilus ATPase, producing the protein MERDQALKFMHDLLRLMLQKNGSDLFITAGFPPAIKIDGRIVPQSNQLLQPQHTAELARAVMSDRQAAEFETHKECNFGISPTGIGRFRANAYIQQGKVGLVLRTIPQRIPGFDELGLPPVLRDIALAQRGLVIFVGGTGTGKTTSLASMVDFRNENTYGHIITVEDPIEFVHAHKNCIVSQREVGIDTESWEAALKNTLRQAPDVILMGEIRDRETMDYAIAFAETGHLCLATLHANSANQAIDRIINFFPEDRRQQLLMDLSLNLRAIVSQRLLPLKERKGRVPAVEILLNSPLIADLVFKGNIPEIKEIMKRSRELGMQTFDQALFGLYEDGQISYEDALRNADSVNDLRLQIKLHSKHGDRDVNNGIQNLGIV
- a CDS encoding type IV pilus twitching motility protein PilT; this encodes MDITELLAFAVKNKASDLHLSAGLPPMIRVHGDVRRINLPPMEHKEVHDMVYDIMNDAQRKQFEESWECDFSFAVPNLARFRVNAFNQNRGAGAVFRTIPSKVLTLEELNSPKIFKDIASQPRGIVLVTGPTGSGKSTTLAAMVDYVNENEYGHILTVEDPIEFVHESKRCLINQREVHRDTMSFNNALRAALREDPDVVLVGEMRDLETIRLALTAAETGHLVFGTLHTSSAAKTIDRIVDVFPAAEKDMVRSMLSESLRAVISQTLLKTRDGQGRVAAHEIMIGTPAIRNLIRENKIAQMYSSIQTGQNVGMQTLDQCLADLVRRNIVSAAEARMKAQNKDNFAG
- a CDS encoding YggS family pyridoxal phosphate-dependent enzyme, which produces MTSIAERLRAVRARLAAAAASAGRAPDEVALLAVSKTWPAAAVREAAAAGQRAFGENYVQEGVAKVEALRGLGLEWHFIGPLQSNKTRAVANAFDWVHSIDRLKIAERLSAQRDVHLPPLNVCIQVNVSGEASKSGVAPDAAAALAHAVAALPRLRLRGLMCIPEPSDDPALLRARFAVLRRLQERLVGEGLALDTLSMGMSHDIEAAVAEGATIVRVGTAIFGGRRPLAASESA